The following proteins come from a genomic window of Peptoniphilus equinus:
- a CDS encoding ECF transporter S component, producing the protein MNKVSRTRVNVRVISRIGMLSAIAVVLMMFQVPVTFVVPSFIKLDVSELPALIGAFTMGPVAAIIISALKNILNILLQGTSTGFVGELSNFLLASIFTATAGFIYQRKHTFVGAMMGMLVGAVVMTFGAVISNFYFIFPLYSNFMPMEAIVNASHAVNSNVHDLWDIMIYCIVPFNLLKAFLTSLVTLLIYKKISPLFRA; encoded by the coding sequence ATGAACAAAGTATCAAGAACTCGAGTTAATGTACGTGTTATCAGTCGTATTGGCATGTTAAGTGCCATTGCCGTAGTGCTTATGATGTTTCAGGTGCCGGTGACCTTTGTGGTACCGTCCTTTATTAAGCTGGACGTCTCCGAACTGCCTGCGCTTATCGGCGCATTTACCATGGGTCCGGTGGCGGCGATTATCATCAGCGCTTTAAAAAATATCCTGAATATTCTCCTTCAAGGCACATCCACGGGCTTTGTCGGTGAACTATCCAACTTTTTGTTGGCCTCTATATTCACTGCTACGGCCGGTTTCATTTATCAAAGAAAGCACACCTTTGTAGGTGCTATGATGGGGATGTTGGTAGGTGCTGTAGTGATGACTTTCGGGGCGGTGATTTCCAATTTCTATTTTATCTTCCCGCTCTATTCGAACTTTATGCCGATGGAAGCCATCGTCAATGCAAGTCATGCTGTGAACAGCAATGTCCATGACTTGTGGGACATTATGATCTATTGTATCGTGCCGTTCAATCTGTTAAAAGCCTTTTTAACATCACTGGTGACGTTGTTGATCTATAAGAAAATCAGTCCGCTTTTTAGAGCGTAA
- a CDS encoding TraX family protein, translating into MSSSTLKLIGILSMMIDHSAVTLFRLGFLNAWFGADSFKAYEVMRMMGRWAFPIFLFLLVEGFYHTRSVPRFASRLVIFAVISEVFFDYALFGALSPLSNVYFELALAVGMFAAFKWLGAAVPHKVVRGLLMAAVAVAIGLGAEFIHADYGINGIVAAAIFYVLRCHRKAQAVAVIPAFYFEGMPFTFLVAPLLYAYNGKRGLPLKYVFYAFYPVHLALLSLLEFIY; encoded by the coding sequence ATGAGTTCTTCCACCCTAAAACTTATTGGCATACTATCCATGATGATAGACCATAGCGCTGTCACGCTCTTCAGACTGGGATTTTTAAATGCCTGGTTCGGCGCTGACAGTTTCAAAGCGTATGAAGTGATGCGCATGATGGGGCGCTGGGCATTCCCCATCTTTCTCTTTTTATTGGTGGAGGGATTTTACCATACTCGGAGTGTCCCGAGGTTTGCTTCGCGTCTGGTTATCTTTGCCGTCATTTCCGAAGTCTTTTTTGACTATGCCCTCTTCGGCGCCCTGAGTCCCCTCAGTAATGTCTATTTTGAGTTGGCTCTTGCTGTGGGAATGTTTGCGGCCTTTAAGTGGCTCGGTGCCGCAGTCCCACACAAGGTAGTGCGGGGCCTGCTTATGGCGGCAGTCGCGGTTGCCATTGGTCTTGGTGCGGAGTTTATCCATGCGGATTACGGCATTAACGGTATCGTAGCCGCAGCAATTTTTTATGTTCTGCGCTGTCATCGCAAAGCTCAAGCCGTGGCGGTCATTCCTGCATTCTATTTTGAAGGGATGCCCTTTACTTTTCTAGTAGCACCGCTTCTCTATGCCTACAATGGGAAGCGAGGCCTACCTTTAAAGTACGTATTTTACGCATTTTATCCTGTTCATTTGGCGCTGCTCAGTCTTTTAGAGTTTATCTATTAA
- a CDS encoding L,D-transpeptidase family protein — MKRFFQLSLALILLAIVGVYVLGALFFNDIYMPRTYINGKDFSLTAKSELEENYNAIYDNYTLTLKERDGEEVIPTAAFDYTDRLKEGAEVAQNPMYWPLYLLVDKQYKAPSVSTMDRAEFQTVLSGLTLLSTPRVAPQDAKVIYDGTAFTIQEEVLGNTIDTAKFTAAVEKAIQNRDDVLDLDAAEIYIAPQKTKDDPQLLALRDGKNSVLGFSITYDFADRQEVLQADRLANLYGIDDKGNFTVDKSLVENYVATTLKAYDTFKGTRDFSTTGLGVARVPGGIYGWLTDIGKTTDALVQALNDGKTVTMKPVYKLEGHSRAQNDVGNSYIEIDLGRQHMWLYREGQLVLDTPVVTGNPNEGNSTPTGTQKIWSRETDRILKGKTWESHVNYWLPFDWTGCGVHDSEWRDQYGNTIYRTNGSHGCVNTPPAVMAQLYDNTFYNMPVVIYDSTTQMI; from the coding sequence ATGAAACGATTTTTTCAACTGTCTTTGGCCCTTATCCTTTTGGCCATTGTCGGGGTCTATGTGTTGGGCGCGCTATTCTTTAACGACATCTATATGCCTCGCACCTATATTAACGGCAAAGATTTCAGTCTTACGGCAAAATCTGAACTTGAGGAAAATTACAATGCCATTTACGATAATTATACGCTCACTCTCAAGGAGCGGGATGGGGAAGAGGTGATCCCGACAGCGGCGTTTGATTATACTGACCGTTTAAAAGAGGGTGCTGAGGTGGCTCAAAACCCAATGTACTGGCCGCTATATCTTTTGGTAGATAAACAGTATAAAGCACCGAGTGTCAGTACGATGGATCGTGCCGAGTTTCAGACGGTACTCTCCGGCTTGACGCTTTTAAGCACCCCGAGAGTTGCGCCGCAAGATGCGAAGGTTATCTATGACGGCACCGCCTTTACCATTCAGGAAGAGGTTTTGGGCAACACTATTGACACGGCGAAGTTCACCGCTGCGGTGGAAAAAGCGATTCAAAATCGTGATGACGTGTTGGATTTAGATGCGGCTGAGATTTACATCGCACCGCAAAAGACCAAAGATGACCCTCAGCTTCTTGCACTTCGGGATGGGAAGAACAGCGTGCTCGGCTTTTCTATCACGTATGATTTCGCCGATAGACAGGAAGTGTTGCAGGCGGATCGCTTGGCGAATCTCTATGGGATCGATGATAAGGGCAACTTTACTGTTGACAAGAGCTTAGTTGAAAATTATGTGGCCACCACATTAAAGGCCTACGACACGTTTAAAGGAACACGAGACTTCAGCACGACAGGTCTTGGTGTGGCGAGAGTTCCCGGAGGTATCTACGGATGGCTCACCGATATTGGAAAAACCACGGATGCCTTAGTGCAGGCATTGAATGACGGCAAGACGGTCACCATGAAGCCGGTGTATAAGCTGGAAGGTCACAGTCGTGCTCAAAATGATGTCGGCAACAGCTATATTGAAATTGACTTGGGGCGTCAACATATGTGGCTCTATCGGGAAGGACAACTGGTGTTGGACACACCTGTTGTCACCGGCAATCCGAATGAGGGGAACAGTACGCCTACCGGTACCCAAAAAATCTGGTCCAGAGAGACGGATCGCATCTTAAAAGGTAAGACGTGGGAGTCTCACGTAAACTACTGGCTTCCATTTGACTGGACAGGCTGTGGGGTGCATGATTCCGAATGGCGAGACCAATATGGCAATACTATTTACCGCACGAACGGTTCTCACGGCTGTGTCAACACACCGCCGGCAGTCATGGCTCAGCTCTATGACAACACCTTTTACAATATGCCTGTTGTGATCTATGATTCCACCACACAAATGATTTGA
- a CDS encoding chorismate mutase, giving the protein MELKDYRDAIDEIDKEMTALFERRMNVVKAVGDYKREHDIKILDKSREEKVLDTVCGYLHNTDYTDALRKFYQYLMDISKMIQE; this is encoded by the coding sequence GTGGAACTTAAAGATTATCGCGATGCTATCGATGAGATTGACAAAGAGATGACCGCTCTTTTTGAACGGCGGATGAATGTGGTGAAAGCCGTCGGTGATTACAAAAGAGAACATGATATAAAAATTTTAGATAAAAGTCGGGAAGAGAAGGTACTTGATACGGTTTGTGGGTATCTACACAATACCGATTATACTGATGCGCTTCGCAAGTTTTATCAGTATCTTATGGATATCAGCAAGATGATTCAGGAATAA
- a CDS encoding glycoside hydrolase family 26 protein: protein MKYIKIWIMTLILFSAHNVYAGNFHSKALNEYTMEVQNLQDGYTVQLPGGSTITHEGEMNALEADFFDVHLKIYVDTLDKGFSYQDYEVYSVAGIKKGKEHYVSFDGNVATKNGTMHKILFNRPNLSKVAEDKPYYMVLMKNLGGKVLTVMAKSSTPINEALLVPIAESVRFNITAVPKAPDKVPQNYFNTTRTLSDVTYNVYNDDFLKEKPTEWGVFIVDFWRNVKLGTIENALHHTFKYMLVYQDFNYPNSNVQDALHAAKLQNRVVELTFQTQIKDNLNETYRVLNGDYDTYLREMAQMVAKAQTPVLFRIGNEMNGDWCAYSAYNTGLDSDIYKAFYNYLYTIFSEEGALPYTLFVFNPNGRNFPNFKYNYGSEYRPDSTKYDIVGMTLYNTGTYYEDEKWESFETLYGPLYNQMVNSYDKPLMITEFSSSTVGGDKVLWAEDMFKALAKYPKIKVAIWWDGVDKDANGNEARIYNIDRPYELVYLFDKYLPNNR from the coding sequence ATGAAATACATAAAAATTTGGATTATGACACTTATCTTATTCTCGGCCCACAACGTTTATGCCGGGAATTTCCATTCTAAGGCCTTAAACGAGTACACTATGGAAGTTCAAAATCTCCAAGACGGCTATACCGTCCAGCTTCCAGGCGGGAGCACCATCACCCATGAAGGGGAGATGAACGCCTTGGAGGCCGACTTCTTTGATGTCCATTTGAAAATTTATGTGGACACATTGGATAAAGGGTTTTCTTATCAAGACTATGAAGTGTATTCTGTAGCCGGGATAAAAAAAGGCAAGGAACACTACGTGAGCTTTGATGGCAACGTGGCTACAAAAAACGGCACTATGCACAAGATCCTGTTCAATCGGCCGAATCTCTCTAAAGTGGCCGAGGATAAACCTTACTATATGGTGTTGATGAAAAATCTGGGAGGCAAAGTCCTCACTGTGATGGCAAAAAGCAGTACGCCGATCAATGAAGCGCTGTTGGTGCCCATCGCCGAGTCCGTGCGCTTTAATATAACAGCTGTGCCAAAAGCACCGGACAAAGTGCCTCAAAACTATTTCAATACGACACGAACTCTGTCCGATGTGACCTATAATGTCTACAATGATGACTTTTTAAAAGAGAAGCCTACGGAGTGGGGGGTATTTATTGTAGACTTTTGGAGGAATGTAAAACTAGGCACCATTGAAAATGCCCTTCACCACACGTTTAAATATATGCTGGTGTATCAGGATTTCAACTATCCGAATTCCAATGTGCAAGACGCACTTCATGCGGCCAAACTACAAAATCGGGTGGTGGAACTCACTTTTCAAACACAAATTAAAGACAATCTCAATGAGACCTACCGCGTCTTAAACGGCGACTATGATACGTACCTGCGTGAGATGGCGCAAATGGTAGCCAAGGCTCAGACGCCGGTGCTCTTTCGTATCGGCAATGAAATGAATGGCGATTGGTGTGCGTACAGCGCCTACAACACCGGACTTGACAGCGACATTTACAAAGCCTTCTATAATTATCTCTATACTATTTTCAGTGAGGAAGGGGCTTTGCCGTATACGCTCTTTGTGTTCAATCCCAACGGACGGAATTTCCCGAACTTTAAGTACAACTATGGCAGTGAATACCGTCCTGACAGTACCAAGTACGATATTGTGGGGATGACACTTTATAACACAGGCACCTACTATGAGGATGAAAAGTGGGAGAGTTTTGAAACCCTTTATGGTCCGCTGTACAATCAAATGGTGAACAGTTACGACAAGCCGCTGATGATTACAGAATTCTCTTCGTCCACTGTAGGCGGGGATAAAGTACTGTGGGCGGAGGATATGTTTAAAGCTCTGGCAAAGTACCCCAAGATAAAGGTGGCCATCTGGTGGGACGGTGTCGACAAGGATGCCAACGGCAATGAAGCGCGGATTTACAACATTGATCGTCCGTATGAGCTGGTCTATCTGTTCGATAAGTACTTGCCGAACAATCGATAA
- a CDS encoding GntR family transcriptional regulator, with protein sequence MSESLVSRVYHELRDRVISGDWMVDERINEKLLAETMHVSRTPIRKALQAIYDEGLLDYTPNFGYHVRVISVKDVDEIYSIRTALEILAFKEASKHLNEARIQTVREIIAQSKDAVARGDAKTTIEQSGLFNRTIYDIADMPRLKVIQVQLQNYLSRFRSISFSGEANDRTKLAVTQHEGIFDAMVDGDMSLLAERIHKHLEQSQNYIREVVERENETRERNTTLKF encoded by the coding sequence ATGTCGGAATCCTTAGTCAGTCGCGTGTATCACGAACTCAGAGATAGGGTCATCAGCGGCGATTGGATGGTCGATGAACGGATTAATGAAAAACTGTTGGCGGAGACAATGCACGTGTCCCGTACACCGATTCGCAAGGCGCTTCAGGCTATTTACGATGAAGGTCTGTTGGACTATACACCGAACTTCGGCTACCATGTGCGGGTGATTTCCGTCAAAGACGTGGATGAGATCTACAGCATTCGTACTGCTTTGGAAATACTGGCCTTTAAAGAAGCGTCGAAGCACTTGAACGAGGCGCGGATTCAAACCGTTCGGGAGATCATTGCTCAATCCAAGGATGCAGTGGCACGAGGGGATGCGAAGACTACGATTGAACAGTCCGGCCTCTTTAACCGAACGATCTATGACATAGCTGATATGCCTCGGCTTAAGGTGATCCAAGTTCAATTGCAAAACTATCTGTCCCGTTTTCGATCCATCAGTTTCAGCGGCGAAGCAAACGACAGGACGAAGTTGGCCGTGACACAGCACGAAGGTATTTTTGATGCGATGGTGGACGGCGACATGAGTCTCTTGGCGGAGCGGATTCACAAGCACTTGGAGCAGTCGCAAAACTATATTCGTGAAGTGGTGGAACGGGAAAATGAAACCCGTGAACGAAATACAACCTTGAAATTTTGA
- a CDS encoding CitMHS family transporter, whose protein sequence is MNLSILSVIMLVVFMFLVMTKRVTPLTALILIPTVFGIIAAVLGLFPVEDIPNPTLLERLYAIGEFAKSGVSETAGTGVLLLFAILYFATMLATGVFDPITKALIRFAGGDPLKILFVTAFVSMCVSLNGDGTTTTLIVCTAFLPIYKKLGLKIMNLGVLLILMNTIMNLLPWGGPTARAISVLALNDKEVIQAIIPGMVVSAIYVLGVSLYLGMKERKRVGIISLSAADLEALEERSEEEEAKKRPQYFWFNLIMTIAIIVGLIVSDFPSLFLFAVGTIVALVVNYHSLKEQKARIAENAADAVSVVILVFGAGIFMGIFNGTGMAEALATLVVTAIPASLGNAWGLIVAIVSAPGTYFLSNDAFYYGVLPVVAEAGVGYGFTNLQLGIASLLGQAFHLLSPLVAFIYLLLELTGLEMVEWQKETAKWAVGIFIIFIVMAQLTGIVLIK, encoded by the coding sequence ATGAATTTATCCATTCTTAGCGTTATTATGCTTGTGGTTTTTATGTTCCTGGTTATGACCAAACGTGTAACACCACTCACTGCGCTCATTCTTATTCCGACTGTCTTCGGTATCATTGCGGCAGTATTGGGTCTGTTCCCTGTAGAAGACATTCCTAACCCGACATTATTAGAACGTCTCTATGCTATTGGGGAGTTCGCTAAATCTGGCGTCAGTGAAACAGCCGGCACCGGCGTGTTGCTTCTCTTTGCCATTCTTTACTTCGCCACGATGCTGGCTACCGGGGTGTTTGACCCTATCACCAAAGCCCTCATTCGTTTTGCAGGCGGCGATCCGCTGAAGATTCTTTTCGTTACCGCATTTGTATCCATGTGTGTCTCCTTAAACGGTGACGGTACGACCACCACACTGATTGTATGTACGGCATTTTTACCTATTTATAAAAAATTGGGTCTTAAGATTATGAACTTGGGCGTACTGCTCATCCTCATGAACACTATCATGAACCTGCTTCCATGGGGCGGTCCGACAGCACGCGCGATCTCTGTGTTGGCCCTTAACGACAAAGAAGTTATCCAAGCTATTATTCCGGGTATGGTTGTATCAGCCATTTACGTCCTTGGCGTATCCTTGTATCTGGGCATGAAAGAACGTAAACGCGTGGGTATTATCAGCCTTAGTGCAGCAGACCTTGAGGCACTTGAAGAACGGTCTGAAGAAGAGGAAGCTAAGAAACGTCCGCAATACTTCTGGTTCAACCTCATTATGACGATCGCTATTATCGTGGGTCTTATCGTTTCCGATTTCCCATCGCTGTTCCTCTTCGCTGTAGGTACTATCGTTGCACTTGTTGTGAACTATCACTCGCTTAAGGAACAAAAAGCTCGTATTGCTGAAAATGCTGCCGATGCTGTATCCGTTGTCATTCTTGTTTTCGGCGCTGGTATCTTTATGGGTATCTTTAACGGCACCGGAATGGCTGAAGCGCTGGCAACTCTGGTTGTTACCGCTATTCCTGCTTCACTTGGTAACGCTTGGGGTCTTATCGTGGCCATCGTTTCCGCACCGGGAACCTACTTCCTCTCCAACGACGCTTTCTATTATGGTGTGTTGCCGGTTGTTGCGGAAGCCGGTGTAGGGTATGGATTTACCAACTTACAGCTCGGGATTGCTTCCCTCCTGGGACAAGCTTTCCACCTTTTGAGCCCACTCGTTGCGTTCATCTATCTTCTTCTTGAACTTACAGGATTGGAAATGGTTGAATGGCAAAAAGAAACGGCTAAATGGGCTGTCGGTATCTTCATCATCTTTATTGTCATGGCACAGCTTACCGGCATTGTCCTGATCAAATAA
- the citF gene encoding citrate lyase subunit alpha, which yields MKNSLNREIPDELLKDGIEVFQGAYARENYEYKKDAPTVKANVASGDSKLVDSIKAAIEQAGLKDGMTISFHHHLRNGDYVCAKVMDVIHEMGIKDLFVCASSLGKAHANMVPMIEDGTVTGISTSGVRDEIGEALSMGKLKHPAWIRTHGGRVRAIETGQVHIDVAFIAASSSDVLGNASGKNGRHDCGVLSYADVDAKYADKVVVITDTINPVPNFPAPIQAVDVDYVVKIDQIGDPAKIASGALRLTKDVRELKMAENCAKVVANTPWFKEGFSFQTGAGGASLAVTQFLKPYMDERDIRMGWGMGGITEPMVQMFREGYIDKLINDQAFDIPSVESVYNDSNHFEISCSQYANPMNKGAFVNYLDYVILGALEVDTDFNVNVVQGSDGMIQGAPGGHPDTAAGAKCTIIVAPLIRSRLSTVRRQVTSVTTPGETVDVVVTDYGVAVNPARKDILEALEQTDLPLISIEELADIAESITGTPAPLEFEDKVVALIEYRDGTIIDVIKKPILK from the coding sequence ATGAAAAACAGTTTGAATAGAGAGATACCGGACGAACTGCTCAAGGACGGCATCGAAGTATTCCAAGGCGCCTATGCGCGTGAGAACTATGAGTACAAAAAAGATGCGCCGACAGTGAAAGCGAATGTGGCTAGTGGCGATTCTAAACTGGTGGATTCCATTAAGGCTGCCATTGAACAAGCCGGCTTAAAAGACGGGATGACCATTTCCTTCCACCACCATCTTCGAAACGGCGATTATGTGTGTGCCAAAGTTATGGATGTTATCCATGAGATGGGCATCAAAGACCTGTTTGTATGTGCATCCTCCCTGGGCAAAGCCCACGCCAATATGGTGCCTATGATTGAAGATGGTACTGTGACCGGCATTTCCACTTCCGGCGTACGGGATGAAATCGGCGAGGCGCTCTCCATGGGCAAGCTGAAACATCCGGCGTGGATTCGTACTCACGGCGGACGGGTGCGTGCCATTGAAACAGGACAGGTTCACATTGACGTGGCCTTTATCGCAGCCTCCAGCTCCGACGTGCTGGGCAACGCCTCCGGAAAGAACGGTCGTCACGACTGCGGTGTCCTCTCATATGCCGATGTCGATGCCAAGTATGCCGACAAAGTGGTCGTCATCACCGACACCATCAATCCGGTACCGAACTTCCCGGCACCGATTCAGGCTGTGGATGTGGACTATGTGGTCAAAATTGATCAAATCGGTGACCCTGCTAAAATTGCCAGCGGTGCCCTTCGTCTGACCAAAGACGTGCGGGAGCTGAAGATGGCTGAGAACTGTGCCAAAGTCGTGGCGAACACCCCATGGTTTAAAGAAGGTTTCAGTTTTCAAACCGGCGCAGGCGGTGCATCCCTTGCTGTGACCCAATTCTTGAAGCCATATATGGATGAACGGGACATTCGTATGGGATGGGGCATGGGCGGTATCACCGAGCCGATGGTGCAAATGTTTAGAGAAGGCTACATCGACAAGCTGATCAACGACCAGGCTTTCGACATTCCATCGGTTGAAAGTGTCTACAACGACAGCAATCACTTTGAAATCTCCTGCTCACAATACGCCAACCCAATGAACAAAGGTGCTTTTGTCAACTATTTGGACTACGTCATCTTAGGGGCGTTGGAAGTGGATACGGACTTTAACGTGAACGTGGTGCAAGGCTCTGACGGGATGATTCAAGGTGCGCCGGGCGGACACCCTGACACTGCAGCAGGCGCAAAGTGTACCATCATTGTTGCACCGTTGATTCGTTCGCGCTTAAGCACCGTCCGTCGTCAAGTGACATCCGTCACCACGCCGGGTGAAACGGTGGATGTGGTGGTCACTGACTATGGTGTTGCCGTCAATCCTGCCCGCAAGGATATCCTTGAAGCTTTGGAGCAAACGGACTTGCCGCTTATCTCCATCGAAGAACTTGCAGATATTGCTGAATCCATCACCGGTACGCCGGCGCCGTTGGAATTTGAAGACAAAGTTGTCGCCCTCATCGAGTACCGCGACGGTACCATTATCGATGTCATCAAAAAACCTATTTTAAAATAA
- a CDS encoding aldolase/citrate lyase family protein, translating to MKRDIRRTMMFLNAQKASLVKDPYVYGADCVILDLEDAVSASEKDSARIHLYHTLKSRDYGDTEVWVRVNDVYSDLFVEDVRAAVAGGADGIRIPMTETRDHVIKTEAEIEKAEKDFGREVGSTMIMAALESPLGVLNAYEIASASKRMMGIALSAGDFRRTMHAQTTATGEELFTARGMIAMAARAAGIMCFDTVYTDLDNIEGLRRETELIKNLGYDGKSVVNPRQIEIIHDVFTPSEKDIREAEHIVLAVEESKKKGIGVMVVDGKMVDIAHVEGARRNLKLAKVAGKYKGDLA from the coding sequence ATGAAACGAGACATTCGACGGACCATGATGTTTCTCAATGCGCAGAAGGCGTCATTGGTCAAAGATCCTTATGTCTATGGCGCCGACTGCGTCATTTTGGACTTGGAGGATGCCGTCTCAGCGAGCGAAAAGGACTCGGCTCGCATTCATCTCTATCACACCTTAAAGTCTCGTGATTACGGTGACACCGAGGTGTGGGTTAGAGTCAACGACGTGTATTCCGATCTCTTTGTGGAGGATGTGCGGGCTGCCGTAGCCGGCGGTGCCGACGGTATTCGTATTCCAATGACAGAGACCAGAGACCACGTCATCAAGACCGAAGCGGAAATTGAAAAGGCGGAAAAGGATTTCGGGCGTGAAGTGGGTTCGACGATGATCATGGCAGCGCTGGAAAGTCCGCTCGGCGTATTGAACGCCTATGAAATTGCCAGTGCATCGAAGCGGATGATGGGCATCGCCCTCAGTGCTGGCGACTTCAGACGGACCATGCATGCACAAACCACAGCGACCGGTGAAGAACTCTTTACCGCTCGGGGAATGATTGCCATGGCTGCCCGTGCTGCCGGCATCATGTGTTTTGATACCGTCTACACCGACTTGGACAACATTGAAGGCCTGCGTCGGGAGACTGAGCTTATTAAAAACTTAGGCTATGACGGCAAGAGTGTGGTCAATCCGCGGCAAATCGAAATTATTCACGACGTCTTCACACCAAGTGAGAAGGACATTCGTGAAGCGGAGCACATTGTTCTGGCTGTGGAAGAAAGTAAGAAGAAGGGCATTGGCGTTATGGTTGTAGACGGCAAGATGGTGGATATCGCTCACGTAGAAGGCGCGCGCCGCAACTTGAAGCTCGCTAAAGTCGCAGGGAAATATAAGGGGGATCTCGCATGA
- the citD gene encoding citrate lyase acyl carrier protein encodes MELKKKAVAGTLESSDAKVTVEPADTLTVDIESSVMAQFGVQIREAVEDVLARLEVTGANVKVEDKGALDCTLRARVETAVFRSVDKTTDIPWEVM; translated from the coding sequence ATGGAACTGAAGAAGAAAGCTGTTGCAGGCACGTTGGAATCCAGTGATGCCAAAGTCACAGTAGAACCTGCCGACACGTTAACCGTTGATATTGAAAGTTCGGTTATGGCACAATTCGGAGTCCAAATCCGTGAAGCTGTGGAAGATGTGCTTGCGCGTCTCGAGGTCACCGGGGCAAACGTTAAGGTGGAAGATAAGGGAGCCTTGGACTGTACGCTGCGGGCACGTGTGGAGACTGCCGTGTTTCGGAGTGTGGACAAGACGACAGATATCCCTTGGGAGGTGATGTAA
- the citX gene encoding citrate lyase holo-[acyl-carrier protein] synthase, giving the protein MSDFTQGGVPVGLPAVLNRREARSFEIEAALSRVPVVVSFKLNIPGPIKASPTLNQVFEKGLKDLFDALDGVAAVVAQEVRYEATGAEALLEIEGDGIRVKRATADVEHDGLGRLYDMDVVTRAGAVSRKDLGLMPRKCFICDKDAKICGASRAHSVVDMQDAIDELIRCFLDR; this is encoded by the coding sequence ATGAGCGATTTTACACAAGGTGGTGTTCCGGTAGGACTTCCCGCTGTGTTGAACCGAAGAGAAGCCCGCAGTTTTGAGATTGAGGCAGCTTTATCCCGCGTGCCGGTGGTCGTGAGTTTTAAGCTGAACATTCCGGGGCCGATCAAGGCCAGTCCGACATTGAATCAGGTCTTTGAGAAGGGTCTTAAGGATCTTTTCGATGCACTTGACGGTGTAGCCGCTGTGGTGGCTCAAGAGGTACGCTATGAGGCTACAGGTGCAGAAGCGCTCCTTGAGATAGAGGGTGATGGGATCCGTGTGAAACGGGCTACGGCAGATGTGGAGCACGATGGACTCGGTCGGCTTTATGATATGGATGTCGTGACGCGAGCCGGGGCAGTGAGTCGGAAAGATTTGGGGCTTATGCCGCGAAAGTGCTTTATCTGTGATAAGGATGCAAAGATCTGCGGCGCATCCCGAGCTCACAGTGTGGTCGACATGCAGGACGCCATCGATGAATTGATTCGGTGCTTTTTGGATCGTTAA
- a CDS encoding triphosphoribosyl-dephospho-CoA synthase, which translates to MRTPNHLRYIQFQKAFRHGVHRELSRPRGYGCVTYTTSGAHRDMTHDTFLASTDAILRAYGKLNPDAITTFDDLRAFGRVVEADMFRATGGVNTHKGLIFLTLFIYYTYLKGVAPDDWTAFIREFAAPLNADYTTKDYAHGELCDVRRLPLSGFAAVLDSLPLRRQLDDDRFTLYLLSTTDDTTTVARSDVTTLRYLQRRAGAIYDNYNENDADALNALYNCRRISSGGVADIFTLTTMIERLL; encoded by the coding sequence ATGAGAACACCTAACCATCTGCGCTACATACAATTTCAAAAGGCCTTTCGCCACGGTGTCCACAGAGAGCTCAGCCGTCCCAGAGGCTATGGCTGCGTCACCTATACCACCTCCGGGGCCCATAGGGATATGACTCACGACACGTTTCTCGCCTCCACCGATGCCATCCTACGCGCCTACGGCAAACTGAACCCCGATGCCATCACCACCTTCGATGATCTTCGCGCTTTCGGACGTGTGGTGGAAGCGGACATGTTTCGCGCGACCGGCGGGGTCAATACCCACAAAGGCCTCATCTTTCTAACCCTTTTTATCTACTACACCTATCTCAAAGGTGTAGCTCCTGATGACTGGACGGCCTTTATCCGTGAGTTTGCAGCCCCCTTAAACGCGGATTACACAACAAAGGACTATGCCCACGGTGAGCTTTGCGACGTGCGACGTCTCCCTTTGAGCGGTTTTGCCGCTGTCCTTGACAGTCTGCCCCTTCGTCGTCAGCTTGACGACGACCGCTTTACACTCTACCTTTTGAGTACCACCGACGATACCACCACCGTAGCCCGATCGGATGTCACCACACTTCGCTACCTTCAGCGAAGAGCCGGAGCCATCTACGACAACTACAACGAAAACGATGCCGACGCCCTCAACGCCTTGTACAACTGCCGCAGAATCTCTTCCGGAGGCGTGGCCGACATCTTTACCTTAACCACTATGATTGAGAGGTTATTATGA